One Glycine max cultivar Williams 82 chromosome 8, Glycine_max_v4.0, whole genome shotgun sequence genomic window, GTAATATCCTCTGGCAAAGGTAAACATGACAAGCTATTGACTGAGTCTTCTAGGAAGATTGATGCAATTAGCAATCGACTCACTGTTCTTGACATGAAGCTTGATTCCAAACCTGGTTATGTTGAGACTTTTGCAATTGGGCTTGCCTCGGGAGCTGCCCTGAAAGGGATTGGTGCAATTGTGCCTCATATTATTGCCCCTCTTTTCCAGATATGGAACTCTGTTTTCACTGCCACTAAATCTTCCCCCCAATGATATTGAACTTTGTAATTACTAGTTAGtttgtagaaatatttttttaatgaaatgacCATGCCACCAATTTTTATGTCATTTCCGAAAGTCAACATAGAGGAGTTTACAGAATCTAGTAAAGAAATGACTAAACAAGTTTAACATTACAAATACAAGCCTTTCCAATCAAAACATAAACAATAGATGCCGTGCTATCTGAATTGAAAACCTAGATTAAGCAATTCCTACAGGAATTCAACACATTCATGCAGTCAGTGAATTGAAATTGTTGGATGAAGATTTGGGGGTTCaaatattgaatttattttaagtcaATCTTTTATGTCTAATTTACCAGTTAACATATAAGCTGTATCTTCATCCAATAGTTTCAATTGGCATGAGTGCGCTAGATTTCCTGTTAACACACTTCCAAATATACTTATTGAACATTACACATTAGGTGATGTTTGCAATGTTAGGAGTTTACTCATTGCAGCAGCGATACATGTAGAATTTTTCCATTGTTTGGCCACATTCAGCACATGACACTTTGTCTGGTATCCCGCCACTGGTTCCGGGGAGTATCAAGCGATTGCAGTGGTGAGGGGTTTGGAGTTCTTTTATATAATCATCCATTGCTGGCAAAAGTCCTTTATCTTTTGCTGCGTCTTTCCATTGTTCATGTTCATTCAGGCACTTTAGAAATGTGTCTCCTTTGCCCTGTGCCATCTTTCCCGTGCCTTGACTAATCACGGCCCATCCCGGGTCACCGCTATCATAGGTTAGGATTCTCATTACTTCATGCATTATGTGGTCGTTCTCTACTGTTTTGCTCTGCTGTGATTTAGAGTGCCACATGCTCTCTAGCCTAACCCAGAAGAACCAACTTATGGCAAGGTCAGGAAGTACGTTGCTCAATTTTTCTGTTTGTACGGCATTGTTGATTTCTTGAACTTTCTTTCCTGGATTGCTTTTCCCCACATAAATCATCTCTAGTGGTAGTTGCAGAGTTCTTGCGAGGGAATATGCAGTGTTTGTGAATTTACGGATCCACTCAATATCGTCACCTCCGTACAAGCATATATATTTGCCTTCCGATATCTAAAACCAAGTACGCATTAGATCATTGTACATTCCATCATGGTTTAAggaatattaatttgtaaaagaatTAAAGTTGCATAAATACAGaatttctttatataatttaaaattggtGGTTGTATAAATATTGACCAATGTAAAAACTGCTGAATACTATGCATGCATGAACATACAATTTTCAGTTCTTGCACGACGCATAATATAGCTTGACGCCATTcaatatatctaaaaaaatcatcaaatcaaatgaagaaaatgttaaCTTTTAACTGTGTTACTATTATGTTCATTTCGTGTAAGAAATTTTAAGTATGATTTCTATATAAGCCAAAAACTGCTACTCTGGAAGTCAAGCACCTAAATTAGCTCTCTATACTCGAAGTCAAAGAAATCACACCTTAGGTCTGTCATAATCAGATTATTCATGTAGCTTTTTATGTGATCTTTTCATTTCTCAAGCTGGACTACGCTATACTAGAGAAAATAATGTAATGACTTACCCATTCCAAAAGCGATGGATCAATTGAATCTGCCAATAGTACAAGTCCCCATGTTTCTGCATTCCACAGTGCTTCCTCCCTTGAGCTAGAGAAAGGATAAGCCAAGCTTCCCCAAATCCACATCATGGGTATTGCATTCAGATTCACAACCTTCCCTTGGGGATCCAACACTACAAGAATAGGCTTCGTTTTGAAAAGCCATACCTCTTTAATGTACCTGATGGTTGCGGGCTCCAATAGAGAAGGGTCATAAAGAGAGTAACAAGACATCATTGATTGCAGCTTCTCAAACTT contains:
- the LOC100527692 gene encoding uncharacterized protein LOC100527692; protein product: METPTVTIPKIGPKPSKKLKLPTPKELISHYESQGMDSQDASLKVIEDLQKALFGVISSGKGKHDKLLTESSRKIDAISNRLTVLDMKLDSKPGYVETFAIGLASGAALKGIGAIVPHIIAPLFQIWNSVFTATKSSPQ